From Paenibacillus sp. V4I7, one genomic window encodes:
- a CDS encoding metallophosphoesterase: MTYLSILILILLFYIIFILPTQWLKVERIKYPLDLRLKILQISDMHVERLRISPSKITTIINREKPNYIFVTGDFTKYRKSLFKLEKYLRALVICNVPIYCVLGNHDYQQKNVQDLINLLRKYGLHLLTNESVHLEQFELIGIDDFDSGKSNIERSFQNVDHSKTKIVITHDPNVVLHLNIQYDYLVAGHLHGKQFNVPFFFRIKNAGKLPRMGIYKGLHKNRFGTYYISKGIGQTGINARFLVRSEITMHYL; the protein is encoded by the coding sequence TTGACTTATTTATCCATATTGATTCTAATACTCTTATTTTATATAATTTTCATTTTACCTACACAATGGCTAAAAGTTGAGCGGATTAAATACCCTCTGGATTTAAGATTGAAAATCCTACAGATTAGTGATATGCATGTAGAACGATTAAGGATAAGTCCATCTAAAATTACAACTATTATTAATCGTGAGAAACCAAATTATATTTTTGTTACAGGTGATTTTACCAAATATCGAAAAAGTCTCTTTAAACTAGAAAAGTATCTCAGAGCTTTGGTTATATGTAACGTACCCATTTATTGTGTTCTCGGAAACCATGATTATCAGCAAAAAAATGTACAGGATTTAATCAATCTACTAAGAAAATATGGTTTGCATTTGTTAACTAATGAATCGGTACATTTAGAGCAATTTGAGTTAATTGGAATTGATGATTTTGATTCAGGCAAGAGCAATATAGAAAGATCGTTTCAAAATGTTGATCATAGTAAAACTAAAATCGTTATTACCCACGATCCTAACGTAGTCTTACATTTAAATATACAATATGACTATTTAGTGGCTGGGCATCTACATGGTAAACAATTTAATGTTCCATTTTTCTTTAGAATCAAAAATGCGGGTAAATTGCCTAGGATGGGGATTTATAAGGGTCTCCATAAAAATCGATTTGGGACTTACTACATATCTAAGGGGATTGGGCAGACGGGTATTAATGCAAGATTTCTAGTCAGAAGTGAGATAACGATGCACTATCTATAG
- a CDS encoding Fur family transcriptional regulator — protein MMVQHDLNLALQKMWAKNITLTPQRRALLEYLYAQGSYTTVKDICEGLSVKYPHINAMTVNSSLHVFKQLGLVNELAVIGASLRYEAAICS, from the coding sequence ATGATGGTACAACATGATCTGAATTTAGCGCTGCAGAAGATGTGGGCCAAAAATATTACCTTAACACCGCAGCGGCGTGCGTTATTGGAATATCTTTATGCACAGGGGAGTTACACAACGGTCAAAGACATATGTGAAGGGCTCAGTGTAAAGTATCCTCATATTAATGCTATGACAGTTAACAGCAGCTTGCACGTATTCAAGCAGCTAGGATTGGTTAATGAATTGGCTGTTATCGGTGCCTCCTTACGATATGAAGCCGCAATTTGTTCGTAA
- a CDS encoding catalase, which translates to MSHNHLTTNQGAPVGDNQNSRTAGQNGPTLLEDYHLLEKIAHFDRERIPERVVHARGAGAFGTFTVENSMKRYTKAGFLAEAGKETAVFVRFSTVIHGQGSPETARDPRGFAVKFYTEEGNYDLVGNNLPVFFIRDAMKFPDMVHSLKPAPDTNVQTPDRYWDFMSLTPESTHMLTWVFSDYGTPANYREMNGFGVHAFKWINSVGNYVYVKYHWKPHQGVRNLSKAEASVIQGEDFSHATRDLYDHIDRGEFPKWDLHVQLLQPEDLDAYDFDPLDPTKVWPEDLIPLQKVGTMTLNRNAQNFFADVEQAAFAPSVLVSGIEPSEDKLLQGRLFSYPDTQRHRLGANYLQIPVNCPYATVQNNQRDGAMQMKQQAGSVNYEPTRHADAPKEAPEFRDSSAPLGGTVVRQKIAKTNDFAQAGDTFRSFTEQEQANFISNLVGDLSSVHEKSKLLAICNFYRADAKLGESLAEGLNVDISTYLQHLKR; encoded by the coding sequence ATGTCCCATAACCACTTAACAACGAATCAAGGTGCGCCTGTAGGCGATAACCAGAACTCACGGACAGCAGGTCAGAACGGCCCGACGCTATTGGAGGATTACCACTTATTAGAGAAAATCGCTCATTTTGATCGGGAACGTATTCCGGAGCGTGTGGTTCATGCGCGTGGAGCGGGAGCTTTTGGAACCTTTACGGTCGAGAATTCCATGAAACGCTATACGAAAGCAGGATTCCTAGCTGAAGCGGGCAAAGAAACGGCGGTATTCGTACGCTTTTCCACCGTTATTCACGGTCAAGGGTCACCTGAAACAGCACGCGATCCACGTGGATTCGCGGTTAAATTTTATACAGAAGAAGGCAACTACGATCTAGTCGGCAATAATCTTCCTGTTTTCTTTATCCGTGACGCGATGAAATTCCCTGATATGGTTCACTCCTTAAAGCCCGCGCCTGACACAAATGTTCAGACACCTGACCGCTATTGGGATTTCATGTCACTGACACCGGAATCGACACATATGCTGACTTGGGTATTCTCAGACTACGGAACGCCGGCGAATTACCGTGAAATGAATGGATTTGGTGTCCATGCGTTTAAATGGATCAATTCCGTAGGGAATTATGTGTATGTGAAATATCACTGGAAACCGCATCAAGGCGTTCGCAATTTGAGCAAAGCCGAAGCATCAGTCATTCAGGGCGAGGATTTCAGCCATGCGACAAGAGATTTGTACGACCACATCGATCGCGGCGAATTCCCGAAATGGGATCTGCATGTGCAGCTGCTGCAGCCAGAAGATCTGGATGCTTACGATTTTGATCCACTGGATCCAACAAAAGTATGGCCAGAAGATCTGATACCTTTGCAAAAAGTAGGGACGATGACGTTAAACCGCAACGCTCAGAACTTTTTTGCAGATGTGGAGCAAGCAGCTTTTGCGCCAAGTGTGTTGGTATCAGGGATCGAGCCTTCGGAAGATAAGCTGCTGCAAGGCCGACTTTTCTCCTACCCAGATACACAAAGACACCGTCTCGGTGCCAACTACCTGCAAATTCCGGTGAACTGCCCTTATGCAACCGTGCAAAATAACCAACGCGATGGCGCTATGCAAATGAAGCAGCAGGCTGGCAGTGTAAATTATGAGCCGACTCGTCATGCTGATGCACCAAAAGAAGCGCCTGAATTCCGCGATAGCAGCGCACCACTGGGCGGAACTGTTGTTAGACAAAAAATCGCGAAAACCAATGATTTCGCACAAGCCGGAGACACATTCCGCAGCTTCACTGAACAGGAGCAAGCAAACTTCATTTCCAATTTGGTAGGAGACCTCTCCTCCGTACATGAGAAATCGAAACTGCTTGCGATTTGTAACTTTTATAGAGCTGATGCAAAGTTGGGAGAAAGTTTGGCGGAAGGCTTGAACGTGGACATATCGACTTACTTACAACATTTGAAACGTTAA
- a CDS encoding pectinesterase family protein, with the protein MITVAADGSGDFVSIQEAVNQIPDGQIERMIIYIKSGIYKEKLHIHKPLISLIGESAETTIITYDDYANKTFPNGELYNTFHSYTVFISGDDVTFENITFENSAGKGEIVGQALAAYVDGDRVSFKDCKFLGHQDTLFTGPLPPKPRDRASFGGPRDGVPTRPVRQYYERCYIQGDVDFIFGSATAVFQDCEISSSGRGWITAASTPEDVQFGYVFIGCKLTGDAPEQSVGLGRPWRNYAKVAFINCWLGPHIKVEGWDRWNERESVDALEFMEYGSVGPGAVNQGRIEWSKAPTHMEAQRLTAQHILAGHDGWNPTSDIQPITLYLAGDSTMSSYASSYYPRLGWGQVLGRLFENSVAVSNDAASGRSSKSFIDEGRLAAILKRIRTGDYLFIQFGHNDQKPDKERHTNPRTSYLDHLRQYVEGARAKGATPVLITSVQRRSFDEQGIFTDTHGEYPAAMKRLAEECEVAVIDLAEKSKELFIKWGAERTKSLFLWLNPAEYANYPDGLKDDTHFSEAGAVEVANLVVEGMKELGLPIAEWIRR; encoded by the coding sequence ATGATTACAGTAGCAGCAGATGGAAGTGGAGATTTCGTTAGCATACAGGAGGCAGTCAATCAAATTCCTGATGGACAGATAGAACGGATGATCATTTACATAAAAAGCGGTATTTACAAAGAAAAGCTTCACATCCATAAACCGCTTATCAGTTTGATCGGGGAATCAGCGGAGACGACGATCATCACCTATGATGATTATGCCAATAAGACGTTCCCGAACGGAGAGCTTTACAACACCTTTCATTCTTACACTGTATTTATTAGTGGGGATGATGTTACGTTCGAGAACATCACGTTCGAGAATTCAGCCGGAAAAGGGGAAATCGTCGGGCAAGCGCTGGCTGCTTACGTCGACGGTGATCGGGTCTCCTTTAAAGATTGCAAATTTCTTGGTCATCAGGATACGTTGTTTACGGGGCCTTTGCCACCCAAACCGAGAGACCGTGCTAGCTTCGGGGGCCCTAGAGATGGCGTCCCTACACGCCCAGTGCGTCAATATTATGAGCGCTGTTATATCCAAGGGGATGTTGATTTTATTTTCGGATCGGCTACGGCTGTCTTTCAGGATTGTGAAATTTCTTCGTCTGGACGGGGGTGGATCACGGCAGCATCAACACCAGAGGATGTGCAATTTGGGTATGTGTTTATTGGATGTAAATTAACCGGTGATGCGCCTGAGCAATCGGTTGGTTTGGGAAGACCCTGGAGGAATTACGCAAAGGTTGCTTTCATTAACTGCTGGTTGGGACCCCATATCAAGGTGGAAGGATGGGACAGATGGAACGAACGGGAGAGTGTGGATGCGCTTGAATTCATGGAATACGGAAGCGTTGGTCCTGGAGCTGTTAACCAAGGACGCATAGAATGGTCCAAGGCACCCACTCACATGGAAGCGCAGCGGCTTACTGCCCAGCATATTCTAGCGGGCCATGACGGTTGGAATCCGACATCGGATATACAACCGATTACCCTTTATTTGGCTGGTGACTCGACCATGTCGAGCTATGCGTCCTCTTACTATCCGCGTCTTGGATGGGGACAGGTGCTGGGACGTTTGTTTGAAAACAGTGTAGCTGTAAGCAACGATGCCGCTTCGGGAAGAAGCTCCAAAAGCTTTATCGATGAGGGGCGTTTGGCCGCTATATTAAAACGGATACGTACAGGGGACTACCTCTTTATTCAATTCGGTCATAATGATCAGAAACCCGATAAAGAAAGACATACCAATCCCCGGACAAGTTATCTGGATCATCTGCGGCAGTATGTGGAGGGGGCTAGGGCAAAAGGGGCCACACCGGTTCTGATCACCTCTGTTCAAAGGCGCAGCTTTGACGAGCAGGGAATATTCACCGATACGCATGGTGAATATCCGGCTGCTATGAAGCGACTAGCGGAGGAATGCGAGGTAGCCGTTATAGATTTAGCGGAAAAGAGCAAAGAGCTTTTCATAAAATGGGGAGCAGAACGGACGAAATCGTTGTTTCTTTGGCTTAATCCTGCGGAATATGCCAATTATCCGGATGGGCTCAAAGATGATACACATTTCTCAGAAGCCGGTGCGGTTGAAGTGGCTAACTTAGTTGTTGAGGGTATGAAGGAATTAGGATTGCCAATTGCAGAATGGATTCGAAGATAA
- a CDS encoding ABC transporter substrate-binding protein, whose product MRKSMYVLLFVLTTVLFVVIITYCRANPDKSSMVSTPAPAKSDIQPTTLKLLFPLDKPAAQEEVIRAVEAKLAKDGLPIKLEFTYIPYDQYWNKVWLIAASGEPYDIALSAFSNISDFVSKKVLAPLDAALENYGQNIVKSTPDYAFQGVTINGHIYGIPRVMPISEFQSFVQIRGDLRKKYGLPEIKTVADMDLYLETIHKNEPAITPYFYDTGRFLLREYGDVAFFAGGYLNAPVYIDPADPQLKVRNTYESDFFQNIMEKMHDWQKKGYIPYGPSDTSRYPDPEIAFNSGKVAATWSVVLKQTERIDAFKAMNPEGELENVYLHPEKPKYLFTGADNILSVFSTSQHVNESVAFINWLRSSQENYDLFTYGIKDVNYKLKDGAIDYDGIEPKHQYTPISWSWNDIRYVRFSKYISPEYSNQLRNWDKEAIVSPTLGFVPDLAPIKSEIAQLNVIITEYLPLLYDAKVDWAVTMERFRAKLKDAGMNHVMTEIQKQFDAYRATRKGDKS is encoded by the coding sequence ATGAGAAAGTCCATGTATGTATTGCTTTTCGTATTAACTACAGTTTTATTCGTTGTGATCATCACCTATTGCAGGGCGAATCCTGATAAGTCATCGATGGTTTCCACACCGGCACCAGCTAAATCGGACATACAGCCAACAACACTTAAACTATTGTTTCCTTTGGACAAACCGGCTGCTCAGGAAGAAGTCATTCGAGCTGTTGAAGCTAAGCTGGCCAAGGATGGTTTACCGATTAAGCTGGAGTTTACGTATATCCCTTATGACCAGTATTGGAATAAAGTATGGCTGATCGCAGCGAGTGGCGAGCCTTATGACATAGCTTTATCGGCATTTTCCAATATATCGGATTTTGTTTCCAAAAAAGTGCTTGCTCCCCTTGATGCTGCACTCGAAAATTATGGTCAGAATATCGTCAAAAGCACACCGGATTACGCTTTTCAAGGTGTGACGATTAACGGTCATATCTACGGTATTCCTCGTGTGATGCCGATTTCGGAATTTCAAAGCTTCGTACAGATCCGAGGTGATTTGAGAAAGAAGTACGGTCTTCCGGAAATCAAGACAGTAGCAGACATGGATTTATATTTGGAAACGATTCATAAGAATGAGCCGGCGATTACACCCTATTTTTATGATACTGGCCGATTCTTGCTTAGAGAATATGGCGATGTGGCTTTTTTTGCCGGCGGATACCTGAATGCTCCCGTTTATATTGATCCTGCGGATCCGCAGCTTAAGGTCAGAAATACGTATGAATCGGACTTTTTCCAGAATATCATGGAGAAGATGCATGACTGGCAGAAGAAGGGATATATCCCGTATGGACCTTCAGATACTTCTCGTTATCCGGACCCTGAAATTGCCTTTAACTCGGGTAAAGTTGCCGCTACTTGGAGCGTTGTTTTGAAGCAAACAGAGAGAATCGATGCTTTTAAAGCAATGAACCCAGAGGGAGAGCTGGAAAATGTGTATCTACATCCGGAAAAACCCAAGTACCTGTTCACCGGAGCGGACAATATTCTTTCCGTTTTTTCAACGAGTCAGCATGTAAATGAATCTGTAGCTTTCATCAATTGGCTGAGGAGCAGTCAGGAAAACTATGATCTGTTCACCTATGGGATTAAGGATGTTAATTATAAGTTGAAGGACGGCGCCATCGATTATGACGGGATTGAGCCTAAACATCAATATACGCCGATCAGTTGGAGCTGGAACGATATCCGATATGTTCGTTTCAGTAAGTATATCTCACCCGAATACAGCAACCAGCTGCGTAACTGGGATAAGGAAGCGATAGTATCGCCAACGCTGGGTTTTGTACCCGACCTGGCTCCAATCAAATCGGAGATTGCCCAGCTTAACGTTATTATTACGGAGTACCTGCCTCTCTTGTATGACGCTAAGGTAGATTGGGCAGTAACGATGGAGAGATTTAGAGCGAAGTTGAAGGATGCAGGTATGAATCATGTCATGACCGAAATTCAAAAACAATTTGATGCCTACAGAGCGACCAGAAAGGGCGATAAATCATGA
- a CDS encoding extracellular solute-binding protein has product MKRMLKTTASMTLAAALFTLVAAACTSEGSSTPTASSTDTGAKKTDAGTTAAPSGFNYTGTGPITDKTGTLKILATNAWTNNVDLNQAPIVQEISKRAGVTVNWELLPPSTYQDAISPRLAAGADLPDVIYQLDQDQTMKNIQGGLFKPLNDYIDKYGVNIKKLFEKYPALKASLTTPDGKIYYLPQLAVTKNYMPTFMVNVRWLEKLGLKDPTTLEEFTDMLRKFKSDDPNGNGKKDEIPFSVAPNQLANAFGPVFGLDLANNFYADKDGKVHYSYYEPNYKEYLAYLNGLYKEGLLESDFASVTGDQITSKFSQNITGATFNFSWYTSMVYSKLFKDYDPTKPLIKGIAPFKGLHGDQFYTGRNPITGIFGISKNAKDPELAFKYLDYASSEEAKEIYVWGLKGQTYDVVDGKKQFTEKGKDNDFIQKFGINPVNLPIEQSVDATDVLVAPWHAKIDKEMEKYIKAPFPFVYALKAEADTENTVMPDITTYVNEMNIKFITGKEGLDKFDSYLKTLKSMGAEDVIKGRQAQYDRYQAASKK; this is encoded by the coding sequence ATGAAAAGAATGCTAAAAACAACGGCAAGTATGACACTGGCCGCTGCACTATTTACACTTGTGGCGGCAGCATGTACTAGTGAAGGCTCCAGCACGCCGACTGCCAGCTCAACAGATACAGGAGCAAAGAAAACGGATGCTGGCACAACAGCTGCACCGTCAGGCTTCAACTACACAGGAACTGGGCCGATTACAGATAAAACAGGTACACTCAAAATTCTCGCTACGAATGCCTGGACGAATAATGTGGATCTTAACCAAGCTCCCATTGTTCAGGAGATCAGTAAAAGAGCGGGCGTTACCGTCAATTGGGAGCTGCTGCCGCCATCTACGTATCAAGATGCGATTAGCCCACGTCTAGCGGCTGGAGCAGATTTGCCGGATGTCATCTACCAGCTTGATCAGGATCAGACGATGAAAAATATTCAGGGCGGCTTATTCAAACCGCTGAATGACTATATTGATAAGTACGGTGTGAATATCAAAAAGTTATTTGAAAAATATCCTGCTCTCAAAGCAAGCTTGACCACACCGGACGGGAAGATTTATTATCTTCCGCAATTGGCAGTGACCAAAAATTACATGCCTACCTTTATGGTTAATGTGAGATGGCTGGAGAAACTCGGCTTGAAAGACCCAACAACGCTGGAGGAGTTCACGGATATGCTTCGCAAGTTTAAGTCCGATGATCCGAATGGGAATGGCAAGAAGGATGAAATCCCGTTCTCAGTTGCTCCCAATCAATTGGCGAATGCTTTCGGCCCGGTATTTGGTCTGGATTTAGCGAATAATTTCTATGCAGATAAAGATGGCAAAGTGCATTATTCCTACTACGAACCCAACTATAAGGAGTACCTCGCGTATTTAAACGGACTTTATAAGGAAGGATTGTTAGAGTCGGATTTCGCCAGTGTAACAGGGGATCAGATTACGTCGAAGTTCTCTCAAAATATCACGGGCGCTACTTTCAATTTCAGTTGGTACACGTCAATGGTATACAGCAAGCTATTCAAGGACTATGATCCAACGAAGCCGCTTATTAAGGGGATTGCCCCATTCAAGGGACTTCATGGCGATCAATTCTACACAGGCAGAAACCCGATCACTGGCATATTCGGTATTTCCAAGAATGCAAAGGATCCGGAGCTGGCGTTTAAGTATCTGGATTACGCGAGCAGTGAGGAAGCGAAAGAGATTTATGTTTGGGGACTTAAAGGTCAAACCTATGACGTTGTCGATGGTAAAAAGCAATTTACCGAAAAAGGCAAAGATAACGACTTCATCCAGAAATTCGGCATCAACCCGGTTAATTTACCTATCGAGCAGTCCGTTGACGCAACGGATGTTCTGGTAGCCCCGTGGCATGCGAAGATTGATAAAGAGATGGAGAAATATATCAAAGCTCCGTTCCCCTTCGTATACGCACTGAAAGCTGAAGCGGATACTGAAAATACCGTGATGCCTGATATCACGACGTATGTGAATGAAATGAATATTAAATTTATTACAGGCAAAGAAGGCCTGGATAAATTTGATAGCTACTTGAAGACGTTGAAGAGTATGGGTGCTGAAGATGTTATTAAAGGCAGACAGGCGCAATATGACCGTTACCAAGCGGCTAGTAAGAAATAA
- a CDS encoding carbohydrate ABC transporter permease, which produces MVKPWVDRSFYVLVYSVVIIAILVTLYPFIYVVSISMSSVEAIDNKLVTLFPVDINFDGYKMVLGYSELWRSYYNTVWYTVVGTIFNLVATCLAAYPLSRKKFFLRRKLNFYIAFTMYFSGGLIPLYMIITELGLYNTRWAMILPVLISTFNVMILRSAFENIPNEIFESANIDGAKDFTLLFRIAIPLTKPTLAVLTLYYAVAHWNDFFNALLYLGKAELQPLQIFLRRVLIMASPEILQKMGGETAAKALAVSTLQVRYVSIVVSILPIITIYPFIQKYFVRGITLGAVKG; this is translated from the coding sequence ATGGTTAAACCATGGGTGGATCGAAGCTTCTATGTGCTCGTTTACAGCGTCGTCATTATTGCGATCCTTGTGACCTTGTACCCTTTCATTTATGTGGTGAGTATCTCGATGAGCTCGGTGGAAGCAATTGATAATAAGCTGGTTACACTGTTTCCAGTTGATATCAATTTTGATGGCTACAAGATGGTGCTTGGCTACTCGGAATTATGGAGGTCTTATTACAATACGGTTTGGTACACAGTCGTGGGGACGATTTTCAATCTCGTGGCTACCTGCCTAGCGGCTTACCCGCTTTCGAGAAAGAAGTTTTTTCTTAGAAGGAAGCTCAATTTCTACATTGCGTTTACGATGTATTTCTCCGGAGGGCTGATCCCGCTTTACATGATTATAACGGAATTGGGCCTCTATAACACGAGATGGGCCATGATCCTTCCTGTGCTTATCAGTACGTTTAATGTGATGATTCTACGTTCTGCCTTTGAGAATATCCCGAATGAGATTTTTGAAAGCGCTAATATCGATGGGGCCAAAGATTTCACCTTATTGTTCCGCATTGCCATACCGCTTACTAAACCAACGCTGGCTGTATTGACTTTGTATTATGCGGTCGCACATTGGAATGACTTTTTCAATGCCCTTTTATATCTAGGAAAAGCCGAACTACAGCCGCTGCAAATCTTCCTGCGCAGGGTGCTTATTATGGCCTCACCTGAAATTTTGCAGAAAATGGGCGGAGAGACGGCGGCCAAAGCGCTCGCTGTATCAACGCTGCAAGTTCGTTATGTCTCGATTGTCGTCAGTATTTTACCGATTATTACGATCTATCCATTCATTCAAAAATACTTCGTGAGAGGCATTACGCTGGGGGCAGTAAAAGGGTAG
- a CDS encoding sugar ABC transporter permease, producing the protein MGDKKPPLIKLIRRDKLLLLMFLPVFLYYFIFCYLPMPGILIAFKNFTPGHGIFGGEWVGLKWLNQFVHSRYFWRLLRNTFLLAFYPLVIGFSIPILFAICVVEIKNGIFKRFAQTVTYLPHFISTVVIAGMIINFLSPTDGIVNTMLTSFGMEKINFMMAPEWFRSIFTVSGIWQSFGFSSIIYIAAIMGIDQEMYDSGKIDGVNKFQEVWHLTLPSLKPTIVILLLLSIGGIMSVNFEKVYLLYNGATYETADVISTYVYRQGIESQNFGFATAVGLFNSIISFILVYAANQASRRVNDMSLW; encoded by the coding sequence TTGGGGGATAAGAAACCGCCGCTGATCAAGCTGATCCGCAGAGATAAACTGCTTCTGCTCATGTTTTTACCGGTTTTTTTGTACTATTTCATTTTCTGTTACTTGCCGATGCCGGGAATATTGATTGCTTTTAAAAACTTCACACCAGGGCATGGCATTTTCGGAGGGGAGTGGGTTGGCCTCAAATGGTTGAACCAGTTCGTACATTCCCGTTATTTCTGGCGACTGCTCAGGAACACCTTCTTGCTGGCGTTCTATCCGCTTGTTATCGGATTCTCGATACCGATCCTGTTCGCAATCTGTGTGGTTGAAATTAAGAACGGTATCTTCAAGCGTTTTGCTCAAACGGTTACCTACCTGCCTCACTTTATCTCGACCGTTGTTATCGCAGGGATGATCATTAACTTCCTATCGCCGACAGATGGAATAGTGAATACGATGCTCACGTCGTTCGGTATGGAAAAGATCAACTTCATGATGGCTCCTGAATGGTTTCGTTCCATCTTCACCGTGTCGGGGATCTGGCAGAGCTTCGGCTTCAGTTCCATTATCTACATCGCAGCTATTATGGGAATTGATCAGGAAATGTATGACTCGGGCAAAATTGATGGCGTTAACAAATTCCAGGAGGTGTGGCACCTTACACTGCCAAGTCTCAAGCCGACCATTGTTATCCTGCTGCTATTGTCCATAGGAGGCATTATGAGCGTAAATTTTGAAAAGGTGTACCTGCTTTACAACGGGGCGACCTATGAAACAGCTGATGTCATCTCCACCTATGTGTACAGACAAGGGATCGAGTCGCAAAACTTTGGTTTCGCCACAGCAGTAGGGCTGTTCAATTCCATTATCAGTTTTATATTAGTGTATGCTGCCAACCAGGCGAGCCGTCGTGTCAACGATATGTCGCTTTGGTAA
- a CDS encoding zinc-binding dehydrogenase: MKAIIIDRPGGPANLQLREKPDLQPVPGMLTIDVAYAGVGYFEVLLSRGDFISAFPMPLTPGLEVSGYVRAIGEGVEGFYVGQPVASMTLHDLNGFASMANVRPDLTVPLDQLGADLDLATAAASIVNLTTAYLAIKDVYRMKTGDDVLVHAAAGGLGSFLGQMAKRLGAGKVLGTVGSAGKVKLAESLGYDELFIRSDFVEQTLQATGRKGVHAVFDPVGGNMRKQSLEVLCPLGQLVVVGNASGEEDVIHSYNQIWFSNKQFAGFTLGGYSDSNPVETGKAAREALGMLARKEIHAEIQGVYPLENAAEALALLEEKNTVGKLVLQI; encoded by the coding sequence TTGAAAGCTATCATTATTGATCGACCAGGAGGACCTGCAAATTTGCAGCTGCGAGAAAAGCCGGATCTTCAACCAGTCCCCGGTATGCTGACCATTGACGTTGCTTATGCTGGAGTAGGTTATTTCGAAGTATTGCTTAGCCGCGGTGATTTCATTTCCGCTTTTCCGATGCCGCTTACTCCCGGTTTGGAAGTGTCGGGATATGTACGTGCCATCGGTGAAGGAGTAGAGGGTTTCTACGTTGGTCAACCCGTTGCCTCGATGACACTGCATGATCTTAACGGCTTTGCTTCAATGGCGAATGTACGACCAGATCTGACGGTTCCGTTAGATCAATTAGGAGCTGACCTCGACTTAGCGACAGCCGCAGCCTCCATTGTAAATCTGACAACCGCTTATCTGGCTATAAAAGATGTTTATAGAATGAAAACGGGCGACGATGTACTCGTTCATGCAGCGGCTGGCGGGCTGGGCAGTTTTCTAGGGCAAATGGCAAAACGTTTGGGAGCAGGCAAGGTATTGGGAACCGTCGGAAGCGCCGGGAAAGTAAAGCTGGCCGAATCCCTCGGATACGATGAATTATTTATCCGATCCGATTTTGTGGAGCAAACCCTTCAGGCAACCGGACGAAAAGGCGTTCATGCCGTCTTTGATCCTGTCGGGGGGAATATGCGCAAACAAAGCTTAGAGGTGCTTTGTCCGTTAGGCCAACTGGTTGTAGTTGGAAACGCAAGCGGAGAAGAGGATGTTATACATTCTTATAATCAAATATGGTTTTCCAACAAACAGTTCGCAGGTTTTACATTAGGCGGATACAGCGACAGTAATCCTGTGGAGACTGGGAAAGCGGCGCGAGAAGCGTTAGGTATGCTGGCAAGAAAAGAAATACATGCGGAGATTCAAGGCGTGTATCCTCTGGAAAATGCCGCAGAGGCACTTGCTCTTTTGGAAGAGAAGAACACGGTCGGAAAACTGGTTTTGCAAATATAA